From a single Nothobranchius furzeri strain GRZ-AD chromosome 9, NfurGRZ-RIMD1, whole genome shotgun sequence genomic region:
- the LOC129155114 gene encoding zinc finger protein 408-like isoform X3, whose amino-acid sequence MDEIKEAEAVITKKTKEGPKKKELKSQDEEEEHSCLRRSHPITLGRKRRIKIIQSNQSPECDIQQDIPSDTADVGHSNAVPSDKDTDDSLPASLSVRCSSRLAAKPRRVHSLSSRTRHPPAGSDSPKQNEEQSKDSAEGLDVSPSHPESVVTACPAEKVSELQPEVRERRYSCSSCGKKFFQIGHLKKHQFSHTHEKPFTCQACGKHYTSAESFKAHQMSHRGERPFSCPNCEKTYCLRRDLQEHMVLHTGEKPYTCENCGKSYARRPSLRVHRRLHCSKMSYTQSPKVQCSVCSKLLANSNSLRNHMKLHTGEKPHICQQCGKCFRQKASPRDDDSNTESDTNIATEKGT is encoded by the exons ATGGATGAAATTAAAGAGGCCGAGGCTGTAATAACCAAAAAGACAAAAGAAGGACCAAAGAAGAAAGAGTTGAAAAgtcaggatgaggaggaggaacacAGCTGCTTGAGGAGGAGCCACCCAATCACACTTGGGAGGAAGAGGAGAATTAAAATCATCCAATCCAACCAGAGTCCTGAGTGTGACATCCAGCAAGACATTCCTTCAGACACAGCAGATGTTGGACACTCAAACGCTGTCCCTTCAGACAAAGACACAGACGACTCACTCCCCGCATCTCTTTCTGTCCGCTGCAGCTCTCGTCTAGCTGCTAAACCCCGACGAGTTCACAGTCTGTCCAGCAGAACTCGACACCCCCCTGCTGGATCTGACTCACCCAAACAGAATGAAGAGCAGAGCAAAGACTCAGCTGAAGGCCTAGATGTCTCTCCATCACACCCTGAGTCCGTTGTCACAGCTTGTCCTGCTGAGAAGGTCTCTGAGTTGCAACCGGAGGTCCGAGAGAGGCGGTACAGCTGTTCCAGCTGTGGTAAAAAGTTCTTCCAGATTGGTCACTTGAAGAAACATCAGTTTAGCCACACTCATGAGAAACCATTCACCTGCCAGGCCTGTGGGAAACACTACACCTCAGCAGAAAGCTTCAAAGCCCATCAG ATGAGTCACCGCGGTGAGCGTCCATTTTCCTGTCCCAACTGTGAGAAAACCTACTGTCTGAGGCGGGACCTGCAGGAGCACATGGTCCTGCACACCGGAGAGAAGCCTTACACCTGTGAGAACTGTGGCAAGTCTTATGCACGACGTCCTTCCCTGCGCGTTCATCGCCGCCTCCACTGCAGCAAGATGAGCTACACACAGTCTCCAAAG GTGCAGTGTTCAGTCTGCTCCAAGTTGCTGGCCAATTCGAATTCCCTGAGGAACCACATGAAGCTCCACACGGGAGAAAAGCCTCACATCTGTCAGCAATGTGGGAAGTGTTTCAGACAGAAAG cttcaccccgggatgatgacagcaacacggagagcgacactaacatcgccacagaaaag GGAACCTAG